The nucleotide window CCGAGATCGGTAAAGCCGGGATCACAACTGGGCGCACAGGCATAATGTTGGGGAATATCTTCCGGGCAGACTGCGCCATAGCCAAAACCACCGTCGCCGGTATAGCCCTCGCAAATCAGGTATTCGTTAATACGGCATGCGCAGCTTGGATCATTTCGGCCATCGCAGTTTTGCTCTGCTTGAGCTTTGCAATCAACGGGTTCATCAATCGGTCCTGGGTCGGGATCCGGTAGTGGATCCGGATCAGGGTTGGTACCGGGATCTGTTGGATCGGTTCCAGGATCAATGGGCTCATAGCTTGGCCATCCCCAGTCAAATGCGGACGATGAACTGCCGTCGCTTTGACATTGCTCTGAAGCTTCAACACATTGTGGGGCGCCATTGATGCAAAATTTTTCAAACATGGGACAACCGTTTTCGTAGGTATCGCCCGAGCAATTGAGTTCTTGTCCAGGCAACCAATCTTGCACGTTGTCATCGGTATATCCGTTTCCGTCGTCATCGATACCATTGCAAATTTCAACATCGGAACTGCCTTGCCTTACGGTCTGTACGTCTGCAATCTCTAGGCAGCCGCTCAATGTGCTAAAGCCGATAAGAATTCCCACATGGAGAAGCCGGTGCTTGTTTAGGGCTCGTTTGTGTGGAGACATGGCCATCGTGGATGATTATGGGTTGCCAAATAAATCTTTTGGTACGCTCGTTGCACACTCGTAGGTGTTTTTGCCGTTGGTTGGGAAGATGCTGCAGATACCGGTTCCCTTTGCTTCATAGTTAAAACGAAGCGTCATCAATCCAGTTTCCAGCGAACTTAGAGTGTAAGTCCAAAAGTAACGCGAGCTAACAAAGCTTGAGTTGTCATTGTTGAAAGTTGCCGTTGGGGTTCCCGCGCCCTCTAAATCAAGTTCGATGCATCCAAGTGGATCATCATGTTCGACAACGACGGTCACTTCACCTTGAACTGCATCGATATCGGTGACGGTGAAGTTACTGCAATCACCGATGTCAGCAAGGGGACCTTGTGTGCCAAGATCTGACGTGCCGGTTGATGTAGCGGATTCTTTTTCGAGTTCTGGAGCAAGCCCTTGGAGTTCGAGAAGTCTATGCATAGCATCAACGATCTCGTCATCGGAAAAGTTAGGATGCGTGATATGGACCGCGGTAATAGAAGTGCTCATTAACTCACCTGCACGTTCTGGGGTTTTGAGCACCTGTAAAAAGACATCGATGTCGGTTGGTGTCCCGCTAAACGCATCGAGATGCACATGCTGGCCAATATAGGGTTGTTCCGTCATGGTTCCAATGACCTGTCCTGCGCGTACACTATCGCCGCTTTGAACCAAAAGCTCGTCTATGTGAACAATGTTGACGACGATGTCGAATCCCTTGGATAGGCTCGTTGGGTCTTCAAGCTCGATTCGATCGCAAGCGATGGTCGTATAGTTTTTTGAGAGCAAGCTTGATAATGGAGTCTGTGGCGAAACATCTTGAGGATCAGTTGCGTTAATCCAGTAGTCCGATGTCCCCGCGCTTAGAACTGTTCCTGTGCAAACTGAAACGACTTCAACACCCTGAACACGGCCAAGATCAATGGCGCGTTCGTGCGGGCTGCCAAGCTCGTGTCCAGTCTCTGCGACAACTCCAATCTCGGGCACCTTTTGCCAAAACCGTGTGGGAATGGCGGAATCAACGGGGTACTTAAGAAGTGCAATCGTTTCGTTGTCCCCAGTGTTATTTTCAGAAGATTGGTTCTGATAATCTTGATCGCCTTGCTCCCCAATGCCCACTGCTGCACAGGCATGTAGGATAAGGGTGGACATGGCTAAAGTGTAAGATAGTGCTTTCATGTTTTCTGTCCTCACACAGAAAACGAAGCAATTTTGATGCCAAGTGCTGTTTAGCTCTTTCGCATTGAAAAACGCATCATTTCAGTCCAATGCCTGTAAGGCATTGACTACTTTGCGGTACACAGAGTAGGGTAGATAGATCGCGTGTTGGCGACTATTCACCCCGGAAGTGATATCGCAGTGCTGCCCTAAAATACCGACTGGATGCAGCAGCCTTGATAGCAGTACTCGCCGGCGCCGCATGCTCCTGTTGCCGAGCAAGCTGTGCCGCCGTTGCAAGTTGGCTGACTGTTACACTCAGGAGGCAAATCGCTTTCGGTTTTGCCTAAGCAGAGCTCACACGTGCCGCAGTCGTTACCGCATGCGGTTGATTTTGTGCAAGTGGGACAGATGTCCGTGTCGCCATCACAAGGGTGGTTTTGTCAATCGTCGGAACTGGCGATTGGCAATGCAGGGCGAGGTGGCATCTTGGGCACTGGCGAACTCAACAATACGACAGGATGCGGCTTTTTTGAGCTCTCTTGTTTTCAATACCTTGTAGGATGGAGCCATGGCCTCGAAGTCACATGAACAGTGCATGGTGATCGTATGAAACCGCGTCGCGTGATCGATACGACCAGCACGCCGGATGGCGCCACCTTGCAGCTTGTCTGGGAACGTGGACACTACGTGATTCGCATCTCCGGTGTGACGCTCATGTCGAGTGAAATGCATGGCTCTGAAGAGGCCATGGCCGCTGCTGCTGCTGAGCTTCTTGGTGATAGAGCGAAGTCAGCCAAAGTTTTGGTTGGGGGGTTGGGCATGGGTTTTACCTTGCGCGCCGCGCTCGATGCGTTTGGAAAAGGTGCGCGCATCACAGTTGCAGAACTTATCCCGGCCGTGGTGGCCTACAATCGAGGTGTGCTAGGACCTTTGGCCGAAAGGCCACTCGCTGATAAACGCGTTACGCTTTATCACGGAGATGTTCGTGATGCATTACGTGTAGCGCCCTGGGATGCCATCTTGATGGATGTTGACAATGGACCGGACGCTTTTACCACCACTACCAATGAAAGCCTTTACGATTGGTTGGGGGTTAAAGCCATGGCCGAAGCTCTTGCTCCAGGAGGCGTGCTCGTGCTTTGGTCGGTCGAAGCGAACTCTTCTTTTGAAAAAAGCCTCAAACGAGCAGGCCTAAAAAGTGAGTCCCGCCGCGTCCGAGCGCGCTTGGGCGCCAAGGGTGCACGACATACTTTGTTCATTGCACAACGAATTTCGTTCTAGCGGCGTCTAGCTTCCTGATGGAGGCACACAGGCTTTTTGCCAGAGCTGGGCTCGCCGCCCACCCACTCGATGTTGGCGCTGCAGTTGGATTCATTATCAAGGCTGCGGTTTTCGTTGCACTCTGCTTTATCGACACAAATGCGAAAGCAGTAGTTCGATGAGCCTGAAATGCCATCGCTATGTTTAACGCACGCTGAAGCATCCGGGCAATCGTCATGGGAAAGGCAATCCCGAAGGCCGCAGTAGCCGCCTTTAAATTCTGTAAGGCAGATCTGTTCATCCAGGGTGCATTGGTCACTTGTCGTGCATTCCGCGCCCACGCCTAGCAAATCAGCCTCTGTGTCATCATCATCGCATGACAACGACAGAGTACAAACAAACAACATTCCAACAAGACAAAGGCGCGACATGAATCCCTCCGAGATTAAATCTCGGTCATACTACGCGCGTTCGGCTGAAAATGCCAAAACGTCTTGCAACGAGTCTGCATTGCAAAAAAGCATGATTAATCGGTCTAGGCCAAGGGCATTGCCTGCGCAGGGGGGGAGGCCATGCTCCAATGCTGCCAAGAATTTTTCATCAAGCGGGTAGGGAGCTTTGCCGAGTTGTTTTCTTTTTGCTTGCTCCTCAAGGCAACGTTGACGTTGAGCCTTTGCATCCGTGAGTTCACCATAGGCATTGCAAAGTTCGATACCGGCAATGTAGGCCTCGGCGCGCTCGGCGACTGCTGGGTTGCTTTCCTTTAGTTTTGCAAGTGAAGCCATCGATGCGGGGTAGTCGACCAAAAAGCAAGGACGCTCGTGTCCAAGTTGGGGTTCGACTTGCTCAATGAGCACCCGATAAAACTGCTCTTCATCTTCTGCTGCCAAGCGTAGGGCGTCGTGCCTTGCATACTTGGCAAAGGCTTCTTGGACGCTGATGCGTGGCCAAGGTGGACTAAGATCAAAGCGTTTGTCTTTCCACGTCAGCGTTGTGCTCCCTTGTAGACGTTGGTGGATGCTGGCGATGAGCCTTTCGGTTTCCTTCAAAACATCATCAAGCGTGCTCTGCGTTCGGTACCATTCCAACATGCAAAACTCAGGTTCGTGCAGGCTGCCAAGCTCTTCTGCACGAAAACAGTGTGCGACTTGGTAGATGCGATCAAAGCCTGCGCTTAGCAGCCGCTTCATTTGGTATTCTGGGCTGGTGCATAAGAAGCGTTTGTTTTTAGCGGCTTCTACTACAAAAGCATCCAGGTGCACCTCTGTTCCGGGGCTCGGAACCATGCTTGGGGTTTGCACTTCCAGATAGTCTTGCTCACTATACCAAGTGCGCAAGCCTGGAATTCGCGCACGAGTCTCAATGTGTTTTCGGCGTTTTCCGTTTTGCTCGGAAAACCATGTGCGGTCGTTACTTTTTAACACGCTCGACGTATTGGCCGTTGCGTGTATCGACTTTGATCGTCTCGCCCTCGGTAACAAATAGCGGCACGTTTACGGTAAGGCCGGTTTCCATAATGGCTGGTTTGGTTGCGCCTGTGGCGGTATCACCTTTGAAGCCCGGATCCGTTTGCGTGATTTGTAGTTCGGCGAAGTTAGGGAGGGTGACACCGATGGCTTTGCCGTCAAAAAGCAAAACATCCACCATCGTACCATCCAATAAGTATCCTTTGGCGTCGACCATTTGTTCTTCCATGATCTGGATTTGATCGTAGGTCCCAGTGTCCATGAACACATAGTTGTCGCCTTCCTTATAAAGGAACTGCATTTGGCGTTCTTCAAGGTCGGCTTTTTCAAGTTTCTCGCCCGACTTGTAAGTTTTTTCGATCACGTTTCCGTTGATCATGTTTTTCATTTTTGTACGCGTAAAGGCTTGGCCTTTACCGGGTTTAACGAATTGAAAATCGACCACCACGTAGGGAGTTCCGTCAATCTGGATTTTTAGGCCTTTTTTAACGTCGGAGGTTTCGTACATGCTTATCTTGCCTTCTAGTTAGAGATTGATGTTTTAAAAATGAGCGTCTCACCAGGCTTTGAGACCATGTCGGAGGGCTCTGCGGTTACCATGACTTGGAAATGATGCATAGGGGTTGCTGCCATGAGGAAGCCGTGACGCTTGGTTTCGTCGAATTCCAGGGCCCCAGCGCGCTGGATCTCGTTGCTGTTCTGGATGAACCACACCATAAAAGTATTGAGATCTTTGCCAAGCTGGTCAGGCTTGGGCAGGCTATATAGCTTCATGATGATAAGCTGATTTCCGCCCTCGAGGGATTCGCTTTGGACCGACCCACTGAGTTTCGGTGCTAATTTCGTACCTTTTGCTGATATTTGCCCACCCGAAGCACAGGCGCTGAGCACTAAAACAGCCGGTAGAAACAAGGCATAGGTAAGATGAGGTAGGCAAGAGACTTTCATGACGGTGTTTTCTAGGGCTCGGGCATGGCGTCGTCAAGCGGGCTGGCATATTATGAGCTGTGTCCATGTCTTCGATGCGTACTCTGGCCAGTATGATTGATCATACGCTTCTTGACCCAGAAGCAAGCGAAGCAGCTCATGAGAAACTTTGCCGTGAAGCATTGGACTTTGCTTTTGCATCTGTGTGCGTGAGACCTAAGTGGGTTTCTTTTTGCAAAAAAATGTTAAAAACTCCAACGTTTCGATAGCCTCTGTTGTTGCTTTTCCCGAGGGCAATCAACCTAGTTTTGAAAAAGCTAAAGAGGCCGAGACTGCTGTTGCGGACGGAGCCGTTGAGCTTGATATGGTGATCGACCATCAAGCCTTGCGTGATAGTGAGTACGCTGCGGTACATCGGGATATTGCAACCGTGGTGATGGCTTCAGGTCCCGCTCGAGTTAAAGCCATTATCGAAACGGATTTACTTGATCATGAACAAAAATGCGTTGCTGCTGCCATTGTTAAAGCAGCCGGTGCTCACTACGTAAAAACATCCACAGGTACACTGGGCAAAGGAGCAACGGTCAACGATGTAGCGCTGTTGCGGCGAGTTGTCGGCAGAGACCTAGGGGTGAAGGCTTCGGGCGGAATTCGCAACGTCGATCAGGCACGGGCATTAATTATGGCTGGTGCTAGTCGTCTAGGCACAAGCGCCGGGGTATTGATTTGTAAGAGCCGCACCCGCTGATTGCGAGGAGCTTTTTCTCGCTTTGGCTCAGGTCTAGCGCCGTAGGGAAGGGAAGGGGGGGGGGGGGGGGGGAGGAAGAGGGCGGGGAAAGAAAAAAGAGGAGAGGAGGAAAGGGGGGGGGCGCCTACCCCAGTTGATTTAAGGGCGCCGGGCCCCGGGCGTGATAATACCGGGTACGGTAAGTTCACGCTCCATGGCTCCTGTTTGGGGCAGGTTTTGGCCTTGCCTTTTATTCCAGTAGCGGCGCCAGAGGAGCATGATGGCAGGCATCGTGAGTACGGATGCAAAAAGACAGGTCACTTCGCTAATGGCCATAGCGGCGCCAAAGGAGTTAATGGCTTGGTTCGAGCTTGCATACAGCGACATGTACCCAATCACCGTCGTCAAAGAGCAAAGTACGACAGCGCCGCCGGTCTCTTCGACGGCATAGCGAATAGCAGCAACGCGTTCGGTCCCGCGCACAGCTTCAGCCGCGTAACGTCTCATCACATTCACGCCGTAATCGACACCGTTACCAAAGGTGATGGGAAAAGCGACAAAGTTAAGAAAGTTTAATTTAATGCCGGCCAAAGCCATGCTGGCGCCCATCCAAAGAATGCCTAAGAGAAGTGAGCCGAGGGTAAGCAGGCGTCGCAGCCAGCGATTGAAGGCAAAAAGTAATAGAAGTGCAGTTGCCAAGAGTGAAGCCGCAATCGCAAGTGGGCCATCTTGCCAAATGGATTCGAGCATGTCGGCAAAGATGGGGGGCCGCCCAGCAAGTGGCGGACGTTGGTTGTCGCTCGTGCGTACGGCTCGAATGTCATTTGACCAGCGCACTAAATACCGTCCGTCCCAGTTTGATGCACTATCGGACTGTTCGATAAATATCAGACGTCCGATGCTTCCATCTCGAAGTCTAAATGGCGCACGCAAGGCTTCGGGTAGGTCGCTAACGCGAAGCAGCGGATAGTGCTCGTGGGGCATGTAATCTTGGATGGTTTTTTGCTGTTTGTCGCTCGCAAATTCCTTGATGTCGAGCAGCGATTTACGGATATCCGCGAGCACAAGCTGTTTGTCTTGTTGGTGGTCCGGCAGAAAATCATAAATGCTTCGAACCTGACCGTAGTCGGCCTTGCCCTCATCGCGCCGCTTTTCAAGTTTTTGCTCAAGGACCTGGGCTTCACTTGGGCTGGGTGCCATCATGATAATTACAACCGTTCCTGAAGCCGTGCGGCTTAGAAACTCGTTGACCCGGTCGTTCAGAAGTTGCGATGTAGTGTTGTGCTCTTGGACAGAACGCAATTTGTTGATGTCGTATTCAAGGGGATCGTCGGATATGGCCTTGGCGACAATGAAAATACTTGCAAATCCGAACAGCGCGGAGACTGTTACAATGGTCTTGGGCCATTGATAGATTAGGTTGGCAAAGAAAATGCCGTAAGGCGCTCGATGTTGTTTTCGTGTTTTGGTGATCAAGGGCCTGTAATTTTCCCAAATGCGCACCAGGGCTGGCAGAAGTACCATGGATCCGATCCAACACAAGGCCATTCCCACGCTTCCAATGATGCCGAAATCGCGAAACCCTCTAAAATCGGTAATAGTAAGCGAGCCGTAGGCAAGTGCTGCGGCGAGTGATGCCGTGAGCGTAGCGCCCCACACGCCATAGTGTGTTTTGGCGATGGCAGCGTTGGTGCCTTTGCCTTTGCGTCGTTCTTCGAAATAGCGAGCAAGCCAAATAATGTTAGGGTTAACCCCATTGCCAATAACAATGCTGCCCAAAAAAAGCCGTGCTTGTGTTGAGGTAGTCGACCGCGTACTCCGCGCAGGCAAAGGTGAGTACAACTGGCGGGATAAGGCTAAGACCAAGCAAGGGGATGGCACGAAGACGTAAAAAGAAAATAAAAATAGCGAGTAGCACCAAAATAATTGTGGCGGTGGTCGCCACAACGAGCTCTTCGGTAATGGCTTCGTGCTCTTCAAGTGCTTCGGGTACATCGCCTGCCATGCTGATTTTTAAATCGTTGGCATAGCTTTTAGGGTGAAGACTTTGGGCGATGTCGGTCACGCGTTTTATCAGCGCTTTAGATGGCTCAGGGTCTCCTCCCTCGATGTTGGTACGGATAAAAATTACCAAAAGATTGCCGTCAGGATGAACGTAGTAGCCGCTTGGAAAATGCCCAAACTCGGAGCTGCGCGCCTCGGCTTTTTCCTTGGCAGAATTAACTAGGCTATCGATCTCGGGCGGTGGTTTGTTTTCGAGATCAATATACAGCGGATTGGCGTGAAGCTTTTCGTAGGAGACGCGATCTTGCAAATCATCACGAAACTCTTCCAAGTCTTCAAGAGACATGAATAGATGTTTGTGCTCTTCAACAAAGTCTTTGTAGCTGCCAATGTTCCAGTCGATGCGTAAGATCTTACCTGCCAGAGCTTGATTCAAAAGCGGCACGAGAGCTTTGGCAAAGCGTTGCATTGCTTCTACATTGGTCGATTCAAGAGCAACGGTGAGGGTGGATACGCCGCCTACTTGATCACCAATTTGATCGAGATCACGCACGCTGGCTTTTGTTTCAGGAAGAAGGGCACGCCAGTGACTGTTCAG belongs to Myxococcales bacterium and includes:
- a CDS encoding spermidine synthase produces the protein MKPRRVIDTTSTPDGATLQLVWERGHYVIRISGVTLMSSEMHGSEEAMAAAAAELLGDRAKSAKVLVGGLGMGFTLRAALDAFGKGARITVAELIPAVVAYNRGVLGPLAERPLADKRVTLYHGDVRDALRVAPWDAILMDVDNGPDAFTTTTNESLYDWLGVKAMAEALAPGGVLVLWSVEANSSFEKSLKRAGLKSESRRVRARLGAKGARHTLFIAQRISF
- the genX gene encoding EF-P lysine aminoacylase GenX, with protein sequence MLKSNDRTWFSEQNGKRRKHIETRARIPGLRTWYSEQDYLEVQTPSMVPSPGTEVHLDAFVVEAAKNKRFLCTSPEYQMKRLLSAGFDRIYQVAHCFRAEELGSLHEPEFCMLEWYRTQSTLDDVLKETERLIASIHQRLQGSTTLTWKDKRFDLSPPWPRISVQEAFAKYARHDALRLAAEDEEQFYRVLIEQVEPQLGHERPCFLVDYPASMASLAKLKESNPAVAERAEAYIAGIELCNAYGELTDAKAQRQRCLEEQAKRKQLGKAPYPLDEKFLAALEHGLPPCAGNALGLDRLIMLFCNADSLQDVLAFSAERA
- the efp gene encoding elongation factor P; translation: MYETSDVKKGLKIQIDGTPYVVVDFQFVKPGKGQAFTRTKMKNMINGNVIEKTYKSGEKLEKADLEERQMQFLYKEGDNYVFMDTGTYDQIQIMEEQMVDAKGYLLDGTMVDVLLFDGKAIGVTLPNFAELQITQTDPGFKGDTATGATKPAIMETGLTVNVPLFVTEGETIKVDTRNGQYVERVKK
- a CDS encoding MMPL family transporter, whose amino-acid sequence is MGSIVIGNGVNPNIIWLARYFEERRKGKGTNAAIAKTHYGVWGATLTASLAAALAYGSLTITDFRGFRDFGIIGSVGMALCWIGSMVLLPALVRIWENYRPLITKTRKQHRAPYGIFFANLIYQWPKTIVTVSALFGFASIFIVAKAISDDPLEYDINKLRSVQEHNTTSQLLNDRVNEFLSRTASGTVVIIMMAPSPSEAQVLEQKLEKRRDEGKADYGQVRSIYDFLPDHQQDKQLVLADIRKSLLDIKEFASDKQQKTIQDYMPHEHYPLLRVSDLPEALRAPFRLRDGSIGRLIFIEQSDSASNWDGRYLVRWSNDIRAVRTSDNQRPPLAGRPPIFADMLESIWQDGPLAIAASLLATALLLLFAFNRWLRRLLTLGSLLLGILWMGASMALAGIKLNFLNFVAFPITFGNGVDYGVNVMRRYAAEAVRGTERVAAIRYAVEETGGAVVLCSLTTVIGYMSLYASSNQAINSFGAAMAISEVTCLFASVLTMPAIMLLWRRYWNKRQGQNLPQTGAMERELTVPGIITPGARRP